One window from the genome of Verrucomicrobiia bacterium encodes:
- a CDS encoding DUF1549 domain-containing protein yields the protein MKPGNLTMMPRSTSWRSFALLLACVLPGFTPPWNLQASDLPGATAPVSFHRQIRPILQAHCVGCHQPAKPQGGYVMTAHRLLLTPGDSDETPVVPGQPADSFLLRQITPVNGVAEMPRGKPPLHPLELATVQRWIAEGAHDDSPPEAPTYDMEHPPRYSSPPVVTALDFSPDGQFLAVAGFHEVLLHRADGSEIVARFVGLSERIQSIRFSPDGRWLAVAGGQPARMGEIQIWDVARRQLRTSVAVGHDTVYGVDWSPDSQWVSFGCPDKTVRAIEATSGRQILQQMAHEDWVLGTAFSTDGSHVVSVGRDQSAKLTEVASQRFIDNITSITPGALRGGLQAVARHPTRDEVLVGGADGQPQIYQVFRQAARKIGDNAALLRVFPPVEGRIFGVAYHPSGDFIAAATSLDSHGAVHLYSARFDPTLPPALLKAYEKTSGEYTAEEREAIRTFTTADVALAHRVPVSSAPVYAVRFSPDGQRLAAGTGTGVILLIDVASGILTTAFAAAPLDDPTPADSAHPLLAATSAAETGDASPPQPAAESLPADARVVALMVQPNAIQLPSRNDRVQLLVTARLDSGDEVDVTRLVSFEPNPPPGHRLEISPTGRVAAHPDTTRPDAASASQPSGSLAIRLGNLAITLPVAMDWAHPGFEADFIRDVNPVLALLGCSAGTCHGAQDGKNGFKLSLRGYDPIFDVRAIADDLAARRVNHASPEESLLLLKATASVPHEGGQRTPAGSRDYAILRQWIADGARLDLGTPRVTSITLHPENPVIPLEGARQQFRVVATYADGRTRDVTAESFIETGNADVAGTGGGGLITAHRRGEAPILARYEGSYAATTVTVMGDRSGFEWTEPPAHNRIDELVAAKWRRLKIQPSDLCTDAEFIRRVSLDLTGLPPTADQVRQFLDNPRDRRSKREALIERLLHSPEFTDHWANKWSDLLMVNRKFLGEEGARLFHDWIRDAIASNTPYDRFVHELLTATGSNREQPAASFWKIQRDPAEAMESTTHLFLATRFNCNKCHDHPFERWTQDQYFELAQFFARIDRSKDPASGDRRVGGSAVEGSTPLFEIIKDRPEGGVPHERTRQAVAPSFPFTVPSVATDPDASLRRQLADWLTAPDNRYFALSYVNRLWGYLMGVGLIEPLDDIRAGNPPSNPELLEHLTREFIETGFDTRHILRQICRSRTYQLSIDSNPWNADDTLNYSRALPRRLPAEVLLDAVYQVTGATPNFPGAKPGVRAAQLVDAAVDVPSGFLANLGRPARESACECERSNDLQLSAVMALLSGPAVSDAVHDPDNALARLVREEADDRRLAEHLFLRVLNRPATPDELAAVARHTAALEHEHALLQSSLADAESAWASRHPLLERQRLESMARAENALAAHLVERASKVAAAQRERHERIAAAEATVQTTLPALQSRLPDWESTLPAERRATRWTPLDPKSFQVGGSARLQKLPDGSIRSTASVGELPNYVVTADTALAGITGFRLEVLPDAHLPNFGPGHKDGDFILAELLVDTASRSNANQFTRARIADAAASTAAPGLDVRQTFNGIREQGRRDGWSIGTETGRPHWASFAFDQPVGDTNGTVFRITLVHAYEAPHEVGRFRLWVTTDPQPTLEGLPAEVAAILDVPAHRRTPAQTDRLLAYLRTQDPALLERDFRLELARLPLPQDLRLQELEQDLARASRPVPVDPALLQLRQDVALSARQLRDRRLTAVQDVAWALINTPAFLFNH from the coding sequence ATGAAACCCGGCAACCTCACCATGATGCCCCGGTCCACCTCCTGGCGCTCCTTCGCCCTGCTCCTCGCCTGCGTTCTCCCTGGCTTCACTCCGCCGTGGAACCTTCAGGCCTCCGATCTGCCCGGAGCGACCGCGCCCGTCAGCTTTCACCGACAGATCCGACCCATCCTTCAAGCCCACTGCGTCGGCTGCCATCAACCCGCCAAACCCCAGGGCGGCTACGTGATGACCGCCCACCGCCTCCTCCTCACCCCGGGCGACAGCGACGAAACTCCCGTCGTCCCCGGCCAACCCGCCGACAGTTTTCTCCTGCGCCAGATCACCCCGGTCAACGGCGTCGCCGAAATGCCCCGCGGCAAACCGCCCCTTCACCCGCTCGAACTCGCCACCGTCCAACGCTGGATCGCCGAGGGCGCCCACGACGACTCCCCGCCGGAGGCACCCACCTACGACATGGAGCATCCGCCCCGCTACTCCAGCCCCCCCGTGGTGACCGCCCTCGACTTCTCCCCGGACGGACAGTTCCTCGCGGTCGCCGGGTTCCATGAAGTCCTTCTCCACCGCGCCGACGGTTCCGAAATCGTCGCCCGCTTCGTCGGCTTGTCCGAGCGGATCCAGTCGATCCGATTCTCCCCCGACGGGCGCTGGCTGGCCGTGGCCGGCGGGCAACCCGCCCGCATGGGCGAAATCCAGATCTGGGATGTCGCCCGCCGCCAGTTGCGCACTTCCGTCGCCGTCGGTCACGATACCGTCTATGGCGTGGACTGGTCGCCCGACAGCCAGTGGGTGTCGTTCGGTTGCCCCGACAAGACGGTCCGCGCCATCGAGGCCACCTCCGGACGCCAGATCCTCCAGCAGATGGCCCACGAGGACTGGGTGCTCGGAACCGCCTTCTCCACCGATGGGTCCCACGTCGTCTCGGTCGGGCGTGACCAGAGCGCCAAACTCACCGAGGTCGCCTCCCAACGCTTCATCGACAACATCACCTCCATCACCCCGGGCGCCCTGCGCGGCGGCCTGCAGGCGGTCGCCCGCCATCCCACCCGCGACGAGGTCCTTGTCGGTGGCGCCGACGGTCAACCTCAGATCTACCAGGTCTTCCGCCAGGCGGCCCGCAAGATTGGCGACAACGCCGCCCTGCTGCGCGTGTTCCCACCCGTCGAAGGCCGCATCTTCGGCGTCGCCTACCATCCTTCCGGGGACTTCATCGCCGCCGCCACCAGCCTCGATTCTCATGGCGCCGTCCACCTCTATTCCGCCCGCTTCGATCCCACCCTCCCCCCCGCCCTCCTCAAGGCCTACGAAAAGACCAGCGGCGAATACACCGCCGAGGAACGCGAAGCCATCCGCACCTTCACCACCGCCGATGTCGCCCTCGCCCATCGAGTTCCCGTCTCCTCCGCCCCGGTGTACGCCGTCCGGTTCAGCCCAGACGGCCAACGCCTCGCCGCCGGCACCGGCACGGGGGTGATCCTCCTGATCGACGTCGCCTCCGGCATCCTCACCACGGCCTTTGCCGCCGCCCCGCTCGACGATCCAACCCCCGCCGATTCCGCCCATCCTCTTCTCGCCGCCACGTCCGCCGCGGAGACCGGCGATGCATCTCCCCCGCAACCCGCTGCCGAATCCCTTCCCGCGGACGCCCGGGTCGTCGCCCTGATGGTCCAGCCGAACGCGATCCAACTCCCGAGCCGCAACGACCGCGTTCAACTCCTCGTCACCGCCCGCCTCGATTCCGGCGACGAGGTCGATGTCACCCGCCTCGTTTCCTTCGAACCCAACCCCCCCCCGGGCCACCGCCTCGAAATCTCCCCCACCGGCCGCGTCGCCGCCCATCCCGACACCACCCGCCCGGACGCCGCCTCCGCCTCCCAACCCTCGGGCTCCCTCGCCATCCGCCTGGGCAATCTCGCAATCACCCTCCCCGTCGCCATGGACTGGGCGCATCCCGGCTTCGAGGCCGACTTCATCCGCGACGTCAACCCCGTCCTCGCCCTCCTCGGCTGCAGCGCCGGCACCTGCCACGGCGCCCAGGACGGCAAGAACGGCTTCAAACTCTCCCTCCGCGGTTACGATCCCATCTTCGATGTCCGCGCCATCGCCGACGACCTCGCCGCCCGCCGGGTGAATCACGCGTCGCCCGAGGAAAGTCTCCTGCTCCTCAAGGCCACCGCCTCCGTCCCCCATGAAGGCGGCCAACGCACTCCCGCCGGTTCCCGCGACTACGCCATCCTCCGCCAGTGGATCGCCGACGGCGCCCGGCTCGACCTCGGCACCCCGCGCGTGACCTCGATCACCCTGCACCCCGAGAACCCCGTCATCCCCCTCGAAGGCGCCCGCCAGCAGTTCCGTGTGGTCGCCACCTACGCCGATGGCCGGACCCGCGACGTCACCGCCGAATCCTTCATCGAAACCGGCAACGCCGACGTGGCCGGCACCGGCGGCGGCGGCCTGATCACCGCCCACCGTCGCGGGGAAGCCCCCATCCTCGCCCGCTACGAAGGCAGCTACGCCGCCACCACCGTCACCGTCATGGGCGACCGGTCCGGCTTCGAATGGACCGAACCCCCGGCCCACAACCGCATCGACGAACTCGTCGCCGCCAAATGGCGCCGCCTCAAAATCCAACCCAGCGATCTCTGCACCGACGCGGAATTCATCCGGCGCGTGTCCCTCGATCTCACCGGGCTTCCCCCCACCGCCGACCAGGTCCGGCAGTTCCTCGACAATCCCCGCGACCGCCGCAGCAAGCGCGAGGCCCTGATCGAACGCCTCCTCCACAGCCCCGAGTTCACCGACCACTGGGCCAACAAGTGGTCCGATCTCCTCATGGTGAACCGCAAGTTCCTCGGCGAGGAGGGTGCCCGCCTCTTCCACGACTGGATCCGCGACGCCATCGCTTCCAACACCCCCTACGACCGTTTCGTCCACGAACTCCTCACCGCCACCGGCTCCAACCGGGAACAACCCGCCGCCTCCTTCTGGAAAATCCAGCGCGACCCGGCCGAGGCCATGGAATCCACCACCCACCTCTTCCTCGCCACCCGCTTCAACTGCAACAAGTGCCACGACCACCCCTTCGAACGCTGGACCCAGGACCAGTACTTCGAACTCGCCCAGTTCTTCGCCCGCATCGACCGCTCCAAGGATCCCGCCAGCGGCGACCGTCGCGTCGGCGGCTCGGCGGTGGAAGGCTCCACACCCCTCTTCGAGATCATCAAGGACCGCCCCGAAGGCGGCGTCCCCCACGAACGCACCCGCCAAGCCGTCGCCCCATCCTTCCCCTTCACCGTCCCCTCCGTCGCCACCGATCCCGACGCCTCCCTCCGGCGCCAGCTCGCCGACTGGCTGACCGCCCCCGACAACCGCTACTTCGCCCTCAGCTACGTCAACCGCCTCTGGGGTTACCTCATGGGCGTCGGCCTCATCGAACCCCTCGACGACATCCGCGCCGGCAACCCGCCCTCCAATCCCGAACTCCTCGAACACCTCACCCGCGAGTTCATCGAAACCGGCTTCGATACCCGCCACATCCTCCGGCAGATCTGCCGCTCCCGCACCTACCAGCTCTCCATCGACTCCAATCCCTGGAATGCCGACGACACCCTCAACTACTCCCGTGCCCTCCCCCGCCGGCTCCCCGCCGAAGTCCTCCTCGATGCGGTGTACCAGGTGACCGGCGCCACCCCCAACTTCCCCGGCGCCAAGCCCGGCGTCCGCGCCGCCCAACTGGTCGATGCCGCCGTCGATGTCCCCAGCGGCTTCCTCGCCAACCTCGGCCGCCCCGCCCGCGAAAGCGCCTGCGAATGCGAACGCAGCAATGACCTCCAGCTCAGCGCCGTCATGGCCCTCCTCAGCGGCCCCGCCGTCTCCGATGCCGTCCACGACCCCGACAACGCCCTCGCCCGCCTCGTCCGCGAGGAAGCCGACGATCGGCGCCTCGCCGAACACCTCTTCCTCCGCGTCCTCAACCGTCCCGCCACCCCCGACGAACTCGCCGCCGTCGCCCGCCACACCGCCGCCCTCGAACACGAACACGCCCTCCTCCAATCGTCCCTCGCCGACGCCGAATCCGCCTGGGCCTCCCGCCACCCCCTCCTCGAACGCCAGCGCCTCGAAAGCATGGCCCGCGCCGAAAACGCCCTCGCCGCCCATCTCGTCGAACGCGCCTCCAAGGTCGCCGCCGCCCAGCGCGAACGCCACGAACGCATCGCCGCCGCCGAGGCCACCGTCCAGACCACCCTCCCCGCCCTTCAATCCCGCCTCCCCGACTGGGAATCCACACTGCCCGCCGAACGTCGTGCCACCCGCTGGACACCCCTCGATCCCAAGTCCTTCCAGGTCGGTGGTTCCGCCCGCCTCCAGAAACTCCCCGACGGCTCGATCCGCTCCACCGCCAGTGTCGGCGAACTCCCCAACTACGTGGTCACGGCCGACACCGCCCTCGCCGGCATCACCGGGTTCCGCCTCGAAGTCCTCCCCGATGCCCATCTCCCCAACTTCGGCCCGGGCCACAAGGACGGCGATTTCATCCTCGCCGAACTCCTCGTCGATACCGCCTCCCGCTCGAACGCCAATCAGTTCACCCGCGCCCGCATCGCCGACGCCGCCGCCAGCACCGCCGCCCCCGGCCTCGATGTCCGCCAGACCTTCAACGGCATCCGCGAACAGGGACGCCGCGACGGCTGGAGCATCGGCACCGAAACCGGCCGTCCCCACTGGGCCTCCTTCGCCTTCGATCAACCCGTCGGCGACACCAACGGCACCGTCTTCCGCATCACCCTGGTCCACGCCTACGAAGCCCCCCACGAAGTCGGCCGCTTCCGCCTCTGGGTCACCACCGATCCCCAGCCCACCCTCGAAGGTCTCCCCGCCGAGGTCGCCGCCATCCTCGACGTCCCGGCCCATCGCCGCACCCCGGCCCAGACCGACCGACTCCTCGCCTACCTCCGCACCCAGGATCCCGCGCTCCTCGAACGTGATTTCCGTCTCGAACTGGCCCGCCTCCCCCTGCCCCAAGACCTGCGCCTCCAGGAACTCGAACAGGACCTCGCCCGCGCCAGCCGTCCGGTCCCCGTCGATCCGGCCCTCCTCCAGTTGCGCCAGGATGTCGCCCTCAGCGCCCGGCAACTCCGCGACCGCCGCCTGACCGCCGTCCAGGACGTCGCCTGGGCCCTCATCAACACTCCCGCCTTCCTCTTCAACCACTGA
- the nadC gene encoding carboxylating nicotinate-nucleotide diphosphorylase, producing MLPIPPGELLSLVRAALAEDLGAGDLTSLAVIPPDLRSRASLNARESLVVAGLPLADLAFRELSPHIRFEPALTDGQSATPGQSLASLEGPTRALLAAERVALNLLQRLSGIATLTAAFVAALQGTSARILDTRKTTPGWRHLDKYAVTCGGGTNHRHRLDDLILIKDNHLAALATTTPHPLATAVRLARQRHPYLKIEVEADHPDQVRQALDAGADIVLLDNMSLPQLREAVALCRGRALTEASGGVTLQSARAIAETGVDFLSAGALTHSARWVDIGLDFHR from the coding sequence GTGCTGCCGATCCCTCCGGGTGAGTTGCTGTCCCTCGTCCGCGCCGCCCTCGCCGAAGACCTCGGCGCCGGCGACCTCACCTCCCTCGCCGTCATCCCCCCGGACCTCCGCTCACGCGCCAGCCTCAACGCCCGCGAATCCCTCGTCGTCGCCGGGCTCCCCCTCGCCGACCTCGCATTCCGCGAACTCTCCCCGCACATCCGGTTCGAACCCGCCCTCACCGACGGTCAATCCGCCACCCCCGGCCAGTCCCTTGCCTCCCTCGAAGGCCCCACCCGCGCCCTGCTCGCCGCCGAACGCGTCGCCCTCAACCTCCTCCAACGCCTCTCCGGCATCGCCACCCTCACCGCCGCCTTCGTCGCCGCCCTCCAGGGAACCTCCGCCCGCATCCTCGACACCCGAAAAACCACCCCGGGCTGGCGCCACCTCGACAAGTACGCCGTCACCTGCGGCGGCGGCACCAATCACCGCCATCGCCTCGACGACCTCATCCTCATCAAGGACAACCACCTCGCCGCCCTCGCCACGACCACTCCCCACCCCCTCGCCACGGCCGTCCGCCTCGCCCGCCAGCGCCACCCCTACCTCAAGATCGAAGTCGAAGCCGACCACCCCGACCAGGTCCGTCAGGCCCTCGACGCCGGCGCCGACATCGTCCTCCTCGACAACATGTCCCTCCCCCAACTCCGCGAGGCGGTGGCCCTCTGCCGGGGACGCGCCCTCACCGAGGCCAGCGGCGGTGTCACCCTCCAATCAGCCCGCGCCATCGCCGAAACCGGGGTCGATTTCCTCTCCGCCGGAGCCCTCACCCACTCGGCCCGCTGGGTGGACATCGGACTCGACTTCCACCGGTGA
- a CDS encoding type III pantothenate kinase gives MKPGRPSPRTLPPESTALLLDIGNTHCHVGLATPDTLVEHTDLPTPSLIRRPDSPALRRFLATRPIQAVVLCSVVPKATRALLPWLRSRLRLKPLVLTARTVRGIGIDYPSPETIGPDRLANALAVHDAFGAPSVVVDFGTAVTFDIVDASARYVGGIIAPGLAAMTDYLHEKTALLPRIRIRDVASPIGRSTEEAMLIGAVHGYRGLVRELIRELRHSLGVRRLPVVATGGYADLIARDVTDITTVRPHLTLEGLRLHWLQSQLAS, from the coding sequence ATGAAGCCCGGACGCCCCTCCCCACGTACCCTTCCCCCCGAATCGACGGCCCTCCTCCTCGACATCGGCAACACCCACTGCCACGTCGGACTCGCCACCCCGGACACGCTCGTCGAACACACCGACCTGCCCACCCCTTCCCTCATCCGCCGTCCCGATTCCCCCGCCCTCCGCCGCTTCCTCGCAACCCGCCCCATCCAGGCCGTCGTCCTCTGCAGCGTCGTGCCGAAGGCCACCCGAGCCCTCCTGCCCTGGCTCCGCAGCCGTCTTCGCCTGAAGCCCCTCGTCCTGACCGCCCGGACCGTGCGCGGAATCGGCATCGATTACCCCAGCCCGGAAACCATTGGACCCGACCGCCTCGCCAACGCCCTGGCCGTGCATGACGCCTTTGGCGCCCCGTCCGTGGTGGTGGACTTCGGCACCGCCGTCACCTTCGACATCGTGGACGCCTCCGCCCGTTACGTCGGGGGCATCATTGCCCCGGGCCTGGCTGCCATGACGGACTACCTCCACGAAAAGACCGCCCTTCTGCCCCGCATCCGCATTCGCGATGTCGCCTCGCCCATTGGCCGCAGCACCGAGGAAGCCATGCTCATCGGCGCCGTCCACGGTTACCGCGGACTCGTTCGCGAACTCATCCGCGAACTGCGCCACAGCCTGGGTGTCCGCCGTCTTCCCGTGGTCGCCACCGGCGGCTACGCAGATCTCATAGCCCGCGACGTCACCGACATCACCACCGTTCGCCCCCACCTCACCCTCGAAGGCCTCCGCCTCCATTGGCTCCAAAGCCAACTCGCCTCCTGA
- a CDS encoding protein kinase encodes MNHPPSVRPCPNCGAALPDEVPQGLCPKCLLLGVADPTDPGTIPGSDPMVAPSIEALAEAFPQLEVLEWIGQGGMGCVFKARQKELDRGVALKILPESLAGDPAFATRFAREARVLAALNHPNIVTVHDFGRAGPFFYLLMEFVDGVNLRQALRAGRFTPEQALTIVPFLCDALQFAHDRGVVHRDIKPENILLDRAGAVKIADFGIARLLATTDSVPSQETEPVAPRSPTGPTEPTERAAGTPGYMAPEQQHHARTTDHRADIYSLGVVLYEMLTGERPRDPFDPPSRKVQIDVRLDEVVLRALEREPGRRYQQVSEIGTAIATLVATSPPASPEGPAATARSSATPTRPATTPQDTARAALKWPGRGLLATAAATAVVAVVLMVYPLFLGGRWWLGLPLLVGIATITWGVAHMRSLRSHRAALLGVAAGFGVGLVNAACLPFAVWALAVLRREEVLNAFQTRHPSRKPSVLSTPLRLAIVAGGIAALPTLLGAVMIFSLVPYPFVATTRLRLDPAQEQGPRFLYGTRHGGPEHHAFKSIPVLREVIDELGLIERWSPKYLSAGQTLHLNEALPLLMHRIEVRSVPRTALLEIRVTDENPEDAAEIGNTLVNRTSPWLLLPAESNPAGNPFRITVLESATAASAIRHPKRHRDFLIASTIALLLGGTVGSIAYRLAARQRTVETVGTVAGPS; translated from the coding sequence ATGAACCATCCGCCTTCGGTCAGACCCTGCCCCAACTGCGGCGCCGCACTGCCCGACGAGGTTCCCCAGGGACTGTGCCCAAAGTGCCTGCTCCTCGGGGTCGCGGACCCGACCGATCCTGGGACCATCCCCGGGTCCGATCCCATGGTCGCCCCTTCGATCGAGGCGTTGGCCGAGGCTTTCCCCCAACTGGAGGTCCTCGAATGGATCGGGCAGGGCGGCATGGGCTGCGTGTTCAAAGCCCGCCAGAAGGAACTCGACCGAGGGGTCGCCCTCAAGATCCTCCCCGAATCCCTCGCCGGCGACCCCGCCTTCGCCACGCGATTCGCCCGGGAGGCCCGCGTGCTGGCGGCCCTGAACCATCCGAACATCGTCACCGTTCATGACTTCGGTCGGGCCGGCCCGTTCTTCTACCTGCTGATGGAATTTGTGGACGGCGTGAACCTCCGCCAGGCGTTGCGGGCCGGACGGTTCACCCCCGAACAGGCTCTCACCATCGTCCCATTCCTCTGCGACGCGCTCCAGTTCGCCCATGACCGCGGAGTCGTCCATCGCGACATCAAGCCCGAGAACATCCTCCTCGACCGTGCGGGCGCCGTGAAGATCGCCGACTTCGGCATCGCCCGCCTGCTCGCGACAACAGACAGCGTGCCCAGCCAGGAAACAGAGCCCGTCGCTCCACGAAGCCCCACCGGGCCCACGGAGCCTACCGAACGGGCCGCCGGCACGCCCGGCTACATGGCCCCGGAACAGCAGCACCACGCCAGGACCACAGACCATCGCGCGGACATCTATTCCCTGGGGGTGGTCCTGTACGAAATGCTGACCGGCGAACGACCCCGGGACCCGTTCGATCCACCGTCCCGCAAGGTCCAAATTGACGTGCGCCTCGACGAAGTGGTGCTGCGGGCGCTGGAACGGGAACCCGGACGTCGGTACCAGCAGGTCAGCGAAATCGGCACGGCCATCGCCACCCTCGTCGCAACGTCCCCTCCGGCATCGCCCGAAGGTCCCGCCGCCACAGCCCGTTCCTCAGCAACCCCAACCCGTCCGGCCACCACCCCTCAAGACACCGCCCGCGCCGCCCTGAAGTGGCCCGGACGCGGATTGCTCGCGACGGCAGCCGCCACCGCCGTGGTCGCCGTCGTCCTGATGGTGTACCCCCTGTTCTTGGGTGGGCGTTGGTGGCTCGGGTTGCCGCTGCTCGTCGGCATCGCAACGATCACCTGGGGCGTCGCGCACATGCGGTCGTTGCGTTCCCATCGAGCCGCCTTGCTCGGGGTGGCGGCCGGATTCGGGGTCGGACTCGTCAATGCCGCCTGCCTGCCCTTTGCAGTCTGGGCCCTGGCCGTTCTGCGCCGCGAAGAGGTCCTCAACGCATTCCAGACGCGCCACCCGTCCAGGAAGCCCTCCGTCCTCTCCACCCCCCTCCGGCTGGCGATCGTCGCCGGGGGGATCGCCGCGCTCCCCACGCTCCTCGGTGCGGTGATGATCTTTTCGCTGGTGCCGTATCCCTTTGTCGCCACCACCCGCCTCCGACTCGATCCCGCGCAGGAACAAGGCCCGCGGTTCCTGTATGGGACCCGCCATGGCGGCCCCGAACACCACGCCTTCAAGTCGATTCCCGTCCTCCGCGAGGTCATCGACGAGTTGGGTTTGATCGAACGCTGGTCGCCCAAGTACCTGTCCGCGGGCCAAACCCTTCACCTCAACGAAGCCTTGCCTCTCCTCATGCATCGCATCGAAGTGCGATCCGTCCCCAGAACCGCGCTCCTCGAAATCCGGGTCACTGACGAGAACCCGGAAGACGCCGCGGAAATCGGCAACACCCTGGTGAACCGGACAAGCCCGTGGCTGCTCCTGCCAGCCGAATCGAATCCGGCAGGTAATCCATTCCGCATCACCGTCCTCGAATCGGCAACCGCCGCCAGCGCCATCCGGCACCCGAAACGCCACCGGGATTTCCTGATCGCCTCGACCATCGCCCTGCTCCTCGGCGGGACCGTCGGTTCGATCGCCTACCGCCTCGCGGCGCGACAGCGGACCGTCGAGACCGTCGGGACCGTCGCCGGTCCCTCCTGA
- a CDS encoding biotin--[acetyl-CoA-carboxylase] ligase: MTLDAAILTALRSSPWTSGAELSHRLGVSRAAVWARIDDLRRLGYHIEASPHSGYRLLACPDRLHADDLASRLGVVRAIGRDIRVFQETSSTSDIVERLARDGVREGAVVFAETQTRGRGRLGRSWTSPAGKGLWFSVLLRPSLRPQAVTRLTVTAATALARAIRAELPLRPEIKWPNDLMIHGLKIAGVLTELSGELDSVRHVCLGIGINVNLEPEDLPPETRRTATSLRLALGRSADRPALAAAVLRELDTLYADLREARFPAIIDEWSSQCSTLGRQVSVVAGARRIYGRAEALDDEGALLVRTEHGRLERVVGGDVTLEK, encoded by the coding sequence GTGACCCTCGACGCCGCCATCCTCACCGCCCTTCGTTCCTCCCCCTGGACCTCCGGGGCCGAACTGTCGCATCGCCTCGGTGTCAGCCGTGCCGCCGTCTGGGCGCGGATTGATGACCTCCGCCGCCTCGGCTATCACATCGAGGCCAGCCCCCATAGCGGCTACCGCCTCCTCGCCTGCCCCGACCGCCTCCACGCCGATGACCTCGCCTCCCGGCTCGGCGTTGTCCGCGCCATCGGCCGCGACATCCGCGTCTTCCAGGAAACCTCCTCCACCAGCGACATCGTCGAGCGCCTCGCCCGGGACGGCGTCCGGGAAGGCGCCGTCGTCTTCGCCGAAACCCAGACCCGTGGACGCGGCCGACTCGGTCGCTCCTGGACCTCCCCCGCCGGCAAGGGCCTCTGGTTCTCCGTCCTCCTCCGCCCCAGCCTCCGCCCCCAGGCCGTCACCCGCCTCACCGTCACGGCCGCCACCGCACTCGCACGCGCCATCCGCGCCGAACTCCCCCTCCGACCCGAAATCAAGTGGCCCAATGACCTCATGATCCATGGCCTCAAGATCGCCGGCGTCCTCACCGAACTCAGCGGGGAACTCGACTCCGTCCGCCACGTCTGCCTCGGCATCGGCATCAACGTGAATCTCGAACCTGAAGACCTTCCCCCCGAAACCCGCCGCACGGCCACCTCCCTCCGCCTCGCCCTCGGCCGGTCCGCCGACCGCCCCGCCCTCGCCGCGGCCGTGCTCCGCGAACTGGACACCCTCTACGCCGACCTCCGCGAAGCCCGCTTCCCCGCCATCATCGACGAATGGTCCTCCCAATGTTCCACCCTCGGCCGCCAGGTCTCCGTCGTCGCCGGTGCCCGCCGCATCTATGGGCGCGCCGAAGCCCTCGATGACGAAGGCGCCCTGCTCGTTCGCACCGAACACGGACGCCTCGAACGCGTCGTCGGCGGCGATGTCACCCTCGAAAAATGA
- a CDS encoding sigma-70 family RNA polymerase sigma factor, with amino-acid sequence MSATPDSFHPTRWTRVLAARGDSPGAREALGELCAAYYEPVVAFLRREGRDEDAARDLAHAFFERVLEGAAFDGADPRRGRFRSYLLGALKHFLANQRVHELRSKRGSGTAPESLDECSDGASGNAGFLADPSSATHETLFDREWALRLLDRAFDTLLRESPDPEARKEFETLKPWLTGAPADGSQADAARVLGLNDGAVRVRIHRLRRRFRTLVKAEIAQTVANPADAADELHHLIAVLS; translated from the coding sequence ATGTCCGCCACCCCCGACTCCTTCCATCCGACCCGCTGGACCCGCGTGCTGGCTGCCCGTGGCGATTCTCCCGGGGCACGCGAGGCTCTGGGCGAACTCTGCGCGGCCTACTACGAACCGGTGGTCGCCTTCCTCCGCCGGGAAGGCCGGGACGAAGACGCCGCCCGCGATCTGGCGCACGCCTTCTTCGAACGGGTCCTGGAGGGAGCCGCGTTCGATGGCGCCGATCCTCGACGGGGCCGGTTTCGTTCCTACCTCCTGGGTGCCCTCAAGCACTTCCTCGCCAATCAGCGCGTCCACGAACTCCGGTCGAAGCGGGGTTCAGGGACGGCCCCCGAGTCCCTCGACGAGTGCAGCGACGGCGCCTCCGGCAACGCCGGATTCCTCGCTGATCCGTCCTCCGCCACCCACGAGACGCTGTTCGACCGCGAGTGGGCGCTGCGGCTCCTCGATCGCGCCTTCGATACCCTGCTGCGGGAAAGCCCCGACCCCGAAGCCCGCAAGGAGTTCGAAACCCTCAAGCCCTGGCTGACCGGAGCGCCAGCCGACGGAAGCCAGGCGGACGCCGCACGCGTGCTCGGGCTGAACGACGGCGCGGTGCGCGTCCGGATCCATCGCTTGCGCCGCCGGTTCCGCACCCTCGTGAAGGCCGAAATCGCCCAGACCGTTGCCAACCCGGCCGATGCGGCCGACGAACTCCACCACCTCATCGCCGTCCTGTCGTAG